A window of the Alnus glutinosa chromosome 4, dhAlnGlut1.1, whole genome shotgun sequence genome harbors these coding sequences:
- the LOC133866009 gene encoding BTB/POZ domain-containing protein At2g24240-like: protein MGIQKDTVRFNVGGRIFETTATTLANAGRNSIFGAMFDENWTLQTDISEEHFIDRNPDCFAILLDLLRTGELYVPANIPEKLLYREALFYGLLDHVRSAKWGQFDGNRLRLSRSITGQAPGDGTAIRAGPDGGCCVAHGSMVHVYDWMLDEHAPITLDYQRVNDVGWIDSQNIVISVCERLGRGDGGMGLFSSSTGDLRYKFQVNHENQVKSYTAGSLSFSPDYKIFSSCKGRSNEYGIGVWDQVTGKQIDFFYEPLGWSLGEADKLQWLHGSNCLLVATLFPRKDNCYISLLDFRDKKMVWSWSDVGAPITGDEKRVRDAIAMEENSSICVVNEYEDLGFMDLRSTAGSIRWSSRSRLMKGKMPDEPCYPKLALHEGQLFSSMNDCISVFCGPDWVLTSRLRRSYGGSICDFSIGGDRLFALHSEENVFDIWETPPPPII from the coding sequence ATGGGAATTCAGAAAGACACGGTGAGATTCAATGTTGGAGGCAGAATCTTCGAAACAACCGCAACAACCCTCGCCAACGCCGGCCGAAACTCGATATTCGGAGCAATGTTCGACGAGAATTGGACTCTACAAACAGATATTTCCGAAGAACACTTCATTGATCGGAACCCGGATTGCTTTGCTATCCTCCTCGATCTCCTCCGAACCGGAGAGCTCTATGTTCCTGCCAATATCCCAGAAAAGCTCCTCTACAGGGAGGCCCTTTTCTATGGCCTTCTCGACCACGTTCGGTCAGCCAAATGGGGTCAATTCGACGGCAATAGATTGCGGCTTTCGCGGTCGATAACCGGTCAAGCACCAGGCGACGGAACGGCGATTCGAGCTGGCCCAGACGGCGGTTGCTGCGTCGCTCATGGTAGCATGGTTCACGTCTATGATTGGATGCTGGATGAGCACGCGCCAATCACTCTTGATTACCAGAGAGTCAATGATGTTGGCTGGATTGACTCGCAGAACATTGTGATCAGCGTGTGTGAGCGATTAGGCCGCGGAGATGGTGGAATGGGTCTGTTTAGTTCATCCACAGGGGACCTGAGATACAAGTTTCAAGTCAATCATGAGAACCAAGTTAAGAGCTACACTGCTGGATCTTTGAGTTTCAGCCCGGATTATAAGATATTTTCTAGTTGTAAAGGCAGGAGCAATGAGTATGGGATTGGAGTTTGGGACCAAGTAACAGGAAAACAGATTGATTTTTTCTATGAGCCTCTTGGCTGGTCACTTGGTGAAGCTGACAAGCTTCAATGGTTACATGGGAGCAACTGTTTATTGGTTGCAACATTGTTTCCTAGGAAGGACAACTGTTACATTAGTCTGTTGGATTTTAGGGACAAGAAGATGGTCTGGTCTTGGTCTGATGTTGGAGCTCCTATAACAGGGGATGAGAAGCGGGTTAGAGATGCAATAGCAATGGAGGAGAATAGCTCCATCTGTGTGGTGAATGAGTATGAGGATTTGGGTTTCATGGACTTGAGAAGCACTGCAGGGAGCATTAGGTGGAGCTCAAGAAGCCGGTTGATGAAAGGGAAGATGCCGGATGAGCCATGTTACCCTAAGTTGGCATTGCATGAGGGTCAACTCTTCTCGTCAATGAACGATTGCATATCGGTGTTTTGTGGTCCTGATTGGGTTTTAACATCTAGGCTACGACGAAGCTATGGAGGTTCAATATGCGATTTTTCGATCGGAGGTGATCGGCTTTTTGCACTGCACAGTGAAGAAAATGTGTTTGATATATGGGAGACTCCACCTCCGCCAATTATATGA
- the LOC133866010 gene encoding omega-6 fatty acid desaturase, chloroplastic, producing MACRLADSVFLFMGPHQKPSGSQRILAHCSQGRYYLKGERLLQKGIRHQQFLFSKRTKVLQAVAVPIVPSLADSAEYRNQLAERYGFKQIGEPLPENVKLKDVIDTLPKKVFEIDNVKAWKSVLISVTSYALGLLVISKVPWYLLPLAWAWTGTAVTGFFVIGHDCAHKSFSRNKLVEDIVGTLAFLPLIYPYEPWRFKHDQHHAKTNMLCEDTAWHPVWKEEFDKAPVLRKAIIYGYGPFRPWMSIGHWLIWHFKLNKFRPSEVKRVKISLACVFAFMAIGWPLIIFKTGIVGWIKFWLMPWLGYHFWMSTFTMVHHSAPHIPFKPSNEWNAAQAQLNGTVHCDYPRWIEILCHDINVHIPHHVSSRIPSYNLRAAHKSLHENWGKYLNEASWNWRLMKTIMTVCHVYDKEQNYISFEQLAPKESQPITFLRKVMPDYA from the exons ATGGCTTGCAGACTTGCAGACTCTGTGTTCCTTTTCAtg GGCCCCCATCAAAAACCAAGTGGGAGTCAAAGAATTTTAGCTCATTGTTCTCAAG GCAGATATTATCTGAAGGGGGAAAGACTTCTCCAAAAGGGAATCAGGCATCAgcagtttttattttcaaagagGACTAAAGTTCTGCAAGCTGTTGCAGTTCCAATTGTACCATCTTTAGCAGATAGTGCCGAGTATAGGAATCAATTAGCTGAAAGATATGGTTTTAAGCAAATTGGAGAACCACTTCctgaaaatgttaaattaaaaGATGTCATTGATACCCTTCCAAAAAAG GTGTTTGAGATTGATAACGTGAAAGCATGGAAATCAGTTTTAATATCCGTCACTTCCTATGCCTTGGGGCTCCTTGTGATTTCAAAAGTCCCATGGTATCTACTTCCACTGGCTTGGGCATGGACAGGGACTGCAGTAACAGGG TTCTTTGTAATAGGCCATGATTGTGCTCACAAATCATTTTCAAGGAACAAATTAGTGGAAGATATTGTTGGAACCTTGGCCTTTTTGCCTCTAATTTATCCATATGAGCCGTGGAGATTTAAGCACGATCAGCATCATGCAAAAACAAACAT GTTGTGTGAAGATACAGCTTGGCACCCTGTTTGGAAAGAGGAGTTTGATAAAGCTCCTGTTTTGCGCAAGGCAATTATATATGGATATGGCCCATTTAGACCGTGGATGTCTATAGGTCACTG GTTGATCTGGCACTTCAAATTGAACAAGTTCAGACCAAGCGAAGTGAAAAGGGTGAAGATAAGTTTGGCTTGTGTGTTTGCGTTTATGGCAATTGGATGGCCATTGATTATCTTCAAGACGGGTATTGTGGGATGGATCAAGTTCTGGTTGATGCCATGGTTGGGCTATCACTTTTGG ATGAGTACTTTCACCATGGTCCATCATTCGGCTCCTCACATACCATTCAAACCTTCAAATGAGTGGAATGCCGCTCAGGCCCAGCTTAATGGAACAGTTCACTGTGATTACCCTAGATG GATTGAGATACTATGTCATGATATTAATGTCCATATCCCCCACCATGTTTCTTCAAGGATACCAAGCTATAATTTGCGGGCAGCCCATAAGTCTCTTCATGAAAATTGGGGAAAG TATCTGAACGAGGCTTCATGGAATTGGCGTTTGATGAAGACAATAATGACTGTTTGTCATGTTTATGATAAGGAGCAAAACTACATTTCCTTTGAGCAACTTGCCCCTAAAGAATCTCAACCAATTACATTTCTCAGGAAAGTGATGCCTGATTATGCTTGA
- the LOC133866011 gene encoding disease resistance protein RPV1-like: MGQSFSTVIPRSLKRKREPDSEDQNQARKVVVVQVPNKEASSSSSSSSSSSSSSSRWDAFLGFRGEDTPTNFTAHLYTALGRNGINTFMDDKLRSGDEISPALLKAIEESEISIIVLSKNYASSRWCLDELKKILDCRKTRGQQVLPLFYDVTPAEVRHQTKTVKEAFAQLEKRYKDDDKKVNMWKSALAQVANLSGMTLENRNEPEFIHKIIERLNSILVKKTNFQVAQYQVGMESRVQKVKSLLDIEKNDTTRMVGIFGTGGIGKTTIAKAIYNSMASHFEGSCFLRDIRETSGKTNGLIHLQKKLLSEILGDSSLMIDNVDQGITLIEKRLRRIRVLLVLDDIDQLDQLRKLAGKTTWFGVGSRIVITTRDKHLLRAHEVDSMYPVNKLDHNEALQLFSWNAFNKNMPDDDYVKITKDAVSYAGGLPLALTLLGSTLKDRKLPYWESKLAMYKLIPLDDIQKKLRISFDGLDENAKNIFLDIACFFKLEMHDLLQEMGREIVRQESPDEPGKRSRLWFHKDVRDVLERNEGTNKVEGILIELPEPDLIHLSPKAFKKMKRLKIFINHNARFSKKLNCLSNELRLLDWPDYPGESLPTKFCGKNLVVLKMPQSQLKTLEGVQNFQNLTIMNFEYCEFLRKIPDVSRIPNLEELDLNGCKNLVEVHHSIGFHDKLVSLELESCHNLRSFLRSLKMRSLKFLSLEYCSSLKNFPEIECQMECLEYINFGGTGIEELPSSIGYLVGVKTLILSESDIVTIPPYIRRLVRLEILDLQECWQLQEILGIPPNLIEMNARDCVSLKIFLEEARRSPEALFQVGNHVLTESKFLIQRDCPSSLTSLNLTESAVVNLPTWLNTFVGLEDLYLDRCYQLKEIPELPPNIKKVYAEGCTSLERFQFHNINHLPKLERIDLINNCYKLRENMGDDLQIGLLSERHLKDRRIFEGIFPGNKIPDYFSHRKELSNTDSCEIDIHGPLHLDSKNTRFAFSAVIRSENIIDGIFYFTMCIEVINHIGQRIYYEQRDMPAFVFGSDHVWLKVNVPHHSQLETKTDNLRVIFKFENDYSSQPVFFFRSCGFHLQHIHIDEEEAINDDIQIVETP; this comes from the exons ATGGGCCAAAGCTTCAGTACCGTGATACCACGAAGCTTGAAGCGGAAGCGGGAGCCTGATTCTGAGGACCAAAACCAGGCTCGCAAGGTTGTCGTCGTCCAAGTACCAAACAAAGAAG cttcctcttcctcttcctcttcctcttcctcttcctcttcctcttctcgATGGGATGCATTCTTGGGTTTTAGAGGCGAAGATACTCCCACAAATTTTACTGCTCATCTATACACAGCTTTGGGTCGAAACGGAATCAACACCTTCATGGACGACAAGCTTAGAAGCGGAGACGAAATTTCACCGGCGCTTCTCAAAGCCATTGAAGAGTCTGAGATTTCAATCATTGTACTTTCTAAAAACTACGCATCATCCCGATGGTGCTTGGATGAGCTAAAAAAGATCCTCGACTGTAGAAAAACAAGGGGCCAACAGGTTTTACCGTTGTTCTACGACGTAACTCCTGCAGAAGTACGTCATCAAACCAAAACTGTTAAGGAAGCATTCGCTCAACTTGAAAAACGGTACAAAGATGATGATAAGAAGGTGAATATGTGGAAGTCAGCCCTGGCGCAAGTGGCCAATTTGTCAGGAATGACTTTGGAGAACAG GAATGAACCTGAATTTATTCACAAAATCATTGAAAGGCTGAATTCTATATTAGTGAAAAAGACAAACTTTCAAGTTGCCCAGTATCAAGTTGGAATGGAGTCCCGTGTACAAAAAGTGAAGTCGCTTTTAGATATAGAGAAGAATGACACTACACGCATGGTAGGGATCTTCGGAACTGGTGGAATTGGTAAGACAACGATCGCCAAAGCAATTTACAACTCGATGGCTTCTCACTTTGAAGGTAGTTGTTTTCTTAGAGACATTAGAGAAACTTCCGGCAAAACGAACGGTTTGATCCATTTGCAAAAGAAGCTTCTTTCTGAGATCCTAGGAGATTCAAGTCTAATGATTGACAATGTTGATCAAGGAATTACTTTAATAGAGAAGAGGCTTCGCCGAATAAGAGTACTTCTAGTTCTTGATGATATAGATCAGTTAGACCAATTACGAAAGTTAGCTGGAAAAACTACTTGGTTTGGCGTAGGAAGTAGAATCGTCATAACAACAAGAGATAAGCATTTACTTCGTGCACATGAAGTAGATTCAATGTACCCGGTGAATAAGTTGGATCACAATGAAGCTCTTCAGCTTTTTAGTTGGAATGCCTTCAATAAAAACATGcctgatgatgattatgtgaAAATCACAAAAGATGCGGTAAGTTATGCTGGAGGATTGCCACTAGCTTTAACACTGCTAGGCTCAACTCTAAAAGATAGAAAATTACCTTATTGGGAAAGTAAATTGGCCATGTACAAATTAATTCCGCTCGATGATATTCAGAAAAAACTTAGAATAAGTTTTGATGGGTTGGATGAAAATGCCAAGAATATTTTCCTTGACATTGCATGTTTCTTCAA ATTGGAGATGCATGACTTGCTGCAAGAAATGGGTAGAGAAATTGTTCGACAAGAATCACCTGATGAACCTGGCAAGCGCAGTAGATTGTGGTTTCATAAAGATGTTCGGGACGTCCTAGAAAGAAATGAg GGAACAAACAAAGTTGAGGGCATATTGATAGAGTTGCCTGAACCAGACCTGATACACTTAAGTCCCAAAGCCTTCAAGAAGATGAAAAGgctcaaaatatttattaaccATAATGCACGCTTTTCTAAAAAGCTTAATTGTCTCTCTAATGAGTTAAGATTGCTTGATTGGCCTGATTATCCTGGAGAATCTTTGCCAACCAAATTTTGTGGAAAGAACCTTGTTGTTTTAAAAATGCCTCAAAGTCAGCTCAAGACATTGGAGGGAGTCCag aATTTCCAAAACTTGACAATTATGAATTTCGAATATTGTGAGTTCCTAAGAAAAATTCCTGATGTTTCAAGGATCCCAAATTTAGAAGAGTTAGATCTTAATGGTTGCAAAAATTTAGTTGAGGTTCATCATTCTATTGGATTCCATGATAAGCTTGTTAGTTTGGAACTTGAAAGTTGCCATAATCTTAGGAGTTTTCTGAGAAGCCTCAAGATGAGATCTCTAAAATTTCTTAGCCTTGAGTATTGCTCGAGTCTTAAGAACTTTCCTGAAATTGAGTGTCAGATGGAATGTTTAGAGTATATAAACTTTGGAGGAACTGGTATAGAGGAACTACCTTCATCTATTGGGTACCTCGTTGGGGTTAAAACTTTAATTCTATCAGAGAGTGATATTGTTACCATTCCTCCATACATCAGACGATTGGTTAGACTGGAGATCCTTGATTTGCAGGAATGCTGGCAACTTCAAGAAATTCTAGGAATTCCAccaaatttaattgaaatgaatgCGAGGGATTGTGtgtcattgaaaatatttttagaagaagCTAGAAGATCTCCAGAGGCCCTATTCCAGGTTGGAAACCATGTTCTAACAGAATCGAAGTTCTTGATTCAACGCGATTGTCCTTCTAGTTTGACAAGTCTTAATCTAACAGAAAGCGCTGTTGTTAACCTTCCTACATGGCTCAACACATTTGTTGGATTGGAGGATCTTTACCTGGACCGTTGCTATCAACTTAAAGAAATTCCAGAACTTCcaccaaatataaaaaaggtATATGCGGAAGGATGCACGTCATTGGAAAGATTTCAATTTCATAATATAAACCATTTACCAAAGCTTGAACGGATTGACTTGATCAACAATTGCTATAAACTGCGTGAAAATATGGGGGATGATCTGCAAATTGGTTTATTGAGTGAG AGACATCTTAAAGACCGTCGAATATTTGAAGGTATTTTTCCAGGAAATAAGATTCCAGATTACTTCAGTCATCGTAAAGAGCTTTCAAATACCGATTCGTGTGAAATAGATATCCATGGGCCTCTACATTTGGATTCGAAGAATACAAGATTTGCTTTCTCTGCTGTTATTAGATCAGAGAATATAATAgatggtattttttattttactatgtGCATTGAAGTCATCAATCATATTGGTCAACGCATCTATTATGAACAGCGGGATATGCCAGCATTTGTATTTGGCTCAGATCATGTATGGTTGAAAGTCAATGTGCCACACCATTCTCAACTAGAGACAAAGACGGATAATCTTCGAgttatatttaaatttgaaaatgactATTCTTCACAGCCAGTGTTCTTTTTTAGAAGTTGCGGATTCCATCTACAGCATATACATATAGATGAAGAGGAAGCGATAAATGATGATATTCAAATTGTTGAGACGCCATGA